GCCCGTTGGGAATGCCTTGATTTGCTGCTTGGCTTGTTGCCTGTTGGAAACGCCTTGTTGCAAATCAGCTGAGAAATTAATCCCAAGTAGCCTTCTGTGTGGAACAACAAATCCATGTGGATCCTTTTTGGTAATTCCACGTGGAAGAACCCCAAGTAAGGTATACAAATTAGGAATTAAACATTCATTTCGAACTGCAAACCAATTCATCACCAACAACGTACATACAGTAGTAGTACAGCCATGGTTTAAATTTTCCACTTATGAAAGTTGGGGTACCAAATGTTTCAAGAAAATATATCTAGGTTATTCAATGTTTGTGAAATTATATTTCCGGTaactaattttatattttcaattataCCCCAAACATTACTTTACACCACCGCCCCTTCACAACCACATACATCTTGCAACAttccctccctccccctttCACACAACCCCACTCCCTACAAACCCGTTTCATCATACTACCCtatccccaccccaccccaccccatctTCCCCATGCAACTGCATCATCCCCTCTTCTTCCCTGCGCGCCATCCACCCCGGTCATTACGGTTTCTAGATGAATAAATATGTGATCTTTTTTGTTCTTCGAATTATCATacctttggattttttattttttattttttggtaaaaacataCCTTTGGAAGCTACCCTGTCATTTACTTCTTGACTTGGGTCTTCATCAATTGGGTATTGCGGAAAAGAACAAAAGATAATATTGAGATATGAGAAAAGTTAAGCAATGACTTAATTGAGCTCAAGTACTGGAAACAGGATAATTCGAGAGGTGTCAAATGGTGGTTGAGATGGAGGAGACTGGAGAGGAAATCAGCCAGGGTCCGAAGGGTGGGTGGCCTCCAGATCGAGGCAGACAAGCATTGATCACTGACTTTCTGAAACCTCAGGTAAGGGAGAAGGAGGGCGAATCCCTGCCTGAGCATCCTATGAATGAACCATTCTCGGCTGAGCAGGATGTGGCTGAGGAGGGTCTCCCAAAGGTTCCTGCTGGAGATGAAGGGAGACGCTCTTATTCTTCCGTGGTGGGGAGAGCTCTGCCGGATGTGGATAGTTTGCCAGACCCCATTCATGCGGGCACTGATACAAAGATAATAGTTCCTcaagatgcctatgaggaacGCCTCCAAGGCTTCCGATTTGCTTTGATTGGCAGagcaaatttcaaattcatatctATGGATGACATCCGCAAGGAGGCGAGAGAAACCTGGAACCTCAAAGGCGGTGTGAAGATGGCTCCGATGGGGAAGGGTTACATCCTCTTCAAATTTGAAAAGGAAGGTGACATGGCAGCACTGTGGCGAAGGAGCCTTACGAGAGTCACTGGTCATGTTCTCCGTTTCCAGCGATGGAAGCCTGACTTTGATGTGCATGCGAAGAATATCAATACTAAGCTCGTATGGATCAGATTCCCCGATTTGCCTcttgaatattggcatgagaagatcCTACTCACTATGGCTAAGGCTGCCGGGAGACCTGTTGCACTAGATAGATGTACTCGAGCGGCTTCCATGGGATCTTTTGCTCGGGTCCAAGTGGAGATCGAAATGGGAGCAAGCAGGCCTGAGGAGATTCAAGTGGAGAGACGACAACCAGGAACGGGGGAaattttctggttcaaacagATTATTTCCTATGAAGATGGCATGCTTAGGTGCGGGTATTGTAAGAGAATGGGTCATAATGTGCAATCTTGCCGCCATCGGAAAGCACCAAATAGAGAGGTGCAGCACCGTGAAGGACACATAGATGGTGAGACGTTTGGTGAAGAAGAAGGTGGAAGACAGGATGAAGGCCCCTAGCAGGGCGGCGACGCGGCGGAGATGGTGAGTAATGCTGGAAGATCCTCCGCTCAGCCAATGCACGGATCTCTTTCCTTCTCAAGAGCTGCTGTTTTAAGACAGTCTACGCCTAATAGCATATATGGGAATCTTGAAATCATCCTTCCCTTGGAAGACAATTCTGAGAAGGAAGGGAATCTGCCAAGTGGCAATGGGATCATTCCAAATCAACTTTTTGAAGGAAGTTCTAAGGAGTACTTGGTGGAAGATAACAGCTCTGAGGCTAGCTCACCCCATGGGCAGTGCAATCCTCCATCTAGCAAGGTAGACCAGCAACTTATGGACCGTCCTATGGTGGACAACCCATTGGGCGGAACTGAATATGGACCCGACCCAGCAGACTCTGCAAGCTCCTCGTCCGAACATGACTCTCATCCTTTCAGGGAAGAGAGAAACCAGAAAGGCGCTGAGATTGAAGCTCCTAACATAGGTAGGGCCCCTGTGCCTCGTACTCTCAGGCCTCGTAAGAACAGAGCAGTGAACATTGGTAGACGGGGAGGCTGCCGGAAGACTCACGCTGGCAGAGGAGGGCGCGATCATGAATGGGAGGGCCCTGAGCATGTTGTTTCAGACTTGTCTCCATCACATATTGTGGGAGGAAGGGTGATAGTCCAACACCAAGAAGTGACAGCAATTGACAGTTTTCTTCGAGATGTGGAAGATAACTCTAATAGACCTGTGCATGAAGGTGGAATGCTGGGGCAGACTTCAATGCTGGTCATCTGGATGCCACAAATAAGTGATTTGATGAAGGTCCTTTTCTGGAATATTAGGGGCATCAAGAAGGTGGTCGGAAGACGGGCCTTGAGAGAGTTGATTATTCAGAAGGATCCAGACCTTCTGTGTATCGCAGAACCAATGATAGGTACCTGTGACTTTCccaatttgttttttaataaactaGGCTTTTACGgtgattttattcataacaaTAGGCTCAATAGAATTCCAAATCTATGGATCCTGTGGAGAAGAAATTTGAAGGtccctgtttctgtttctaagtCTGAACAGCATGTTACAATTGCTTTGGATTGGGGTATGAGCCATATCCAGATTTCCTTTGTTCATGCTAGCAGCTTTAGGGCGGGGCGAAGAGCTTTATGGATGGATTTGGTGGCTGATACTCCTCAAACTCCTACTCCTTGGACTGTTATTGGTGACTTTAATGCATGCCTTCAATCTCATGAGAAACGTGGCCCAGGAAATTTCAGTTTGGGGTCGGCAACAgaatttggagccatggttgACGCATGTCTTCTATCTCAGGTGCCCTCGATGGGCAGGAAATTCACCTGGACAAACAATCGATGCCGAGGTAATGTCTGTGCTGTTCTGGATAGAGGTTTTTGTAACGAAGAATGGATATCCTTTTTTCAGGACTGTTCTCAACAGGTCCTTCCTCGGTTTGCCTCTGACCATTCCCCTCTGCTTGTGGTCTCAAGTAGCAGCCAGCGCCCTCCAAATTGCCCCTTtcgatttaataatttttggacGGATCATGAGGACTTCGATAGGGTTGTAGCTGAATCCTGGGCGGAGTGGGTTCCAGGGTCACCTATTTTTTCCCTAATGTCTAAACTCAAGCGGCTCAAAGGGGCGTTAAAAGGTTGGGCGAAACAGACCTTTCCCCATTTTGAAAGGGGTCTCGACGAGGCAAAGAAAAATCTCACCCACGTGCAGGAGGAGATTGACAGTAATGGGTTGTCGGATCAACTGTTCCGAATGGAGGCTGATGCTAAAACGGCTCTTCTCAAGGCGCAAGAgaatcatgaaaagctttgggcAGAAAAGGCGAGACTCAGGTGGTTGACTTATGGGGACAGAAATTCTAAGTTTTTCCATCTATCTGCTAAAATGcgaagaaatagaaatactaTCCGATTCCTCAAAAAACAGGATGGGTCGATTGTGGAAGGGCAAACTAATTTGGGTGAGTATATTGTGGAATTCTATGAGGGATTTCACAAAAATGCTCCTACAGTCGATCATCTTGATCTTTTGGACAGCATTCCGAGGGTTCTCCAACAAGTAGACATATTTCATCTAGACTCTCTTCCTGGTAATGCAGAGATCATGAAGGCGGTCTGGGCGCTTGATCCTGAAAGCTCGCCTGGCCCAGACGGCTTCTCTGGAAAATTTTTCAGGAAGTGTTGGAGCATTGTGGAAGGTGATGTTTGTAATGCGGTGAAAGCCTTCTTCAGGACTAGTCGTATGCCTAAAGGTGTTAACAATACTTTCCTAATTCTGATCCCTAAAGTGGACGGAGCTGAGACTCTGGACAAGTATCGACCATTGTGTATGAGCAATTTCTTCTGCAAAATAATTTCTAAGGTGCTGGCTATGCGCTTAGAGAGATTTCTCCCCAGGCTCATTTCGGAAGAACAGGGagcttttcaaaaagggaagcTGATCCATGACAACATTAGTGTGGCATCCGAGTTGGCGAACTTGATGTACTCTGCCACGAGAGGGGGTGGCCTTGGTATAAAAATAGACATCAGAAAGGCATACGATACGATTTCTTGGTCTTTCCTCTTTAAGGTGATGGAAAAATTTGGATTCTCAAAAAATTGGATCACATGGCTGCATCAATTATTGGCTTCAACTAAGATTTCTGTTCTTGTCAATGGAGGCCCGCAGGGCTTCTTTGGCGTGGAGCGAGGATTGAGACAGGGAGACCCTATATCCCCCTTGCTTTTTATCATGGCGGAAGAGGTTCTCTCTCGAGGCCTGACGAGATTGACCCACCAAAAAGATATTATGCCCATTTGTGGCCCTAAAGGCGTTGCAACCCCTGGACACATCTTATTCGCCGATGATATCTTTATCTTCTCGAATGCTTCATCCAGGTATGTGGCTAAccttaaaaattttcttatgaaatatcAGGAGTTCTCTGGTCAACACATCAGCTTCGAGAAAAGCAAGCTCTTTCTAGGGAAAATTCCTCCAACTCGTAAGCAAGCCATCGCTGAGACTTTGGGCATCCCCATTTGCAGCTTTCCAACTCGATACCTTGGTGTTGAGATATTCAAGGGAAGAATCACAAAGGAGGCATTTCTGCCTGTGTTGGATAAAGTAAAGGGGCGCCTTGCTGGATGGAAAGGTAAACTTTTGTCGATGGCGGGCAGGGTGGAGTTGGTTAGATCAGTCATATCCGGTATTCCTAATCATAATTTTGGGATCTATTGGTGGCCCTCTGCTCTCCTTGTAACCATGGAAAGatggatgaagaacttcatctGGACAGGGGAAGTGGATACCTCAAAACCAATTACAGTGAAGTGGGAGTCTGTTTGCAAACCGAAGGAAGAAGGGGGTTTAGGTATCAGAAGACTCAGAGACACGAACATGGCAATGCTGTGTAAATTGGTATGGAGAATAAAGCATGAGAAATCTGCTGCCAATTCTTTTCTTAGAGCCAGATTTGTGAAAAAAGATGGGTCATTTAATAGAGGTTGTCGGCCGTCGTCTATTGCTCTGGGCATCAGAAAGGTGTGGAAAACTGTGGAGGCAAACGAACGTTGGATTATTGGGAGAGGCGATCTAGCAAATTTCTGGAAAGACAAATGGTGGGGCCCTAGGTCTATTCTTGAGGAGATTCAGACTCCTGacctccctcccctcccttgCAATGCTAAGGTTTGTGATTTCATCAGGAATGGCGAATGGTCACTTCCAGAGGTCCGCTCTCACTCTCTCAGacaaattttccttgcaattaaAGAGGTGAAGATTCCCAGTGCCCAAATTGAGGACTTATGTATATGGCAGCTATCTCCTCTTGGTTCTTTTACTACATCGTCAGCGTGGGAGGATATTAGAAGAGTTGCTCCGGCAGTGCATTGGAACTCTTTGGTTTGGCACAATAACCTCCCTCCAAGAATTGCTACTTTTGGATGGAGACTAGCTCATGAGAGACTCCCAACGGACGAGCTTATaaggaaaaaaggaattttcctagtCTCTCGATGTAGCCTCTGTGAGCAGTACGAAGAAAGTATGGAGCATATTTTCCTTCACTGTCCTTTCTCcagagatatttgggagaaattCACTTCTTGTTTCGCAATTCGATGGTCTGAACATGAGTCAATTGATAGCTTATttcagtggtggaagaggaaatcaagaTCGATCAATTTAAAAAACTCTTGGATGATAGGGCTTACCATCATTGCTTCTCAAatctggagggaaagaaatatcagacggtatgaaggaaaaaagaggaatggGATCTACTCATTTCAATACATCTGCCAGGATCTTGCTCTATATGCAGGGACTTCTAAGGGTGAAGTGAAATCGATTGCTGATATTTTGTGTTGCAGAAAACTGGGGCTGAAGATTGATAACCCAAAGATTGTGCCGCCGCtggaagttcattggtgtaagccaccggatcagtggatcaaaattaatgttgaTGGCAGTTCATTGGGAAACCCGGGTCGCGCAGGAGCAGGGGGAATTGTTCGTGACAGTAATGGGCAGGTTTGTAAGGCTTTCAGTACTTTTTTGggtgttaaaaaaatatatgaagctgaatttagcGCTGTCATGGAAGCAATATTGGTTGCTATGAATATGAACGCAAGGGGCTTGTGGATCGAGTCGGACTCCGCAGCTGTAGTGGCTGCAACTCAGAAGATGCATATCCCTTGGTTTGTTTTACAAAAATGGCGGTTTGCTCTCCCATTCCTTCAGTCCATTACATGGAAAATCACCCACTGCTTCCGTGAGGCGAACACTGTGGCAGATTTTTTGGCAAAGAAGGCAGCAAAATCGGGAGCCTCTGACTACTCCACCACTTTTCCCAGTCATGTATTAGATGATTTAGAAAATGATGCCTCGGGTAGGCATAGTTTTCGCTTCTGCTAGGCTCTTGCTTCTACACTctgctgatggctatgccgaaggtggagtttccAAGTGGCTGTAGTGGTTGCGAGCCTGCTTGATTTTCTTTCGTCTTTGGATgtatttctcctttatttccttcaataaaatcatcctttagcaaaaaaaaaaaagagcaaagatGGCTGCTGAATCAATTCTGGTCTCTGGAGCACAAGGAATCTTGGCAAGTTTGATCTCTATTGCTACTCAAGAAATCAGTTTAGTATCAGGTTTCAAGggagagttgaagaagctccaGACTACCTTGACCACCATCCAAGGTGTTCTGCAAGATGCTGAG
The Macadamia integrifolia cultivar HAES 741 unplaced genomic scaffold, SCU_Mint_v3 scaffold3103, whole genome shotgun sequence genome window above contains:
- the LOC122067766 gene encoding uncharacterized protein LOC122067766 — protein: MVVEMEETGEEISQGPKGGWPPDRGRQALITDFLKPQVREKEGESLPEHPMNEPFSAEQDVAEEGLPKVPAGDEGRRSYSSVVGRALPDVDSLPDPIHAGTDTKIIVPQDAYEERLQGFRFALIGRANFKFISMDDIRKEARETWNLKGGVKMAPMGKGYILFKFEKEGDMAALWRRSLTRVTGHVLRFQRWKPDFDVHAKNINTKLVWIRFPDLPLEYWHEKILLTMAKAAGRPVALDRCTRAASMGSFARVQVEIEMGASRPEEIQVERRQPGTGEIFWFKQIISYEDGMLRCGYCKRMGHNVQSCRHRKAPNREVQHREGHIDGETFGEEEGGRQDEGP
- the LOC122067767 gene encoding uncharacterized protein LOC122067767; translated protein: MVSNAGRSSAQPMHGSLSFSRAAVLRQSTPNSIYGNLEIILPLEDNSEKEGNLPSGNGIIPNQLFEGSSKEYLVEDNSSEASSPHGQCNPPSSKVDQQLMDRPMVDNPLGGTEYGPDPADSASSSSEHDSHPFREERNQKGAEIEAPNIGRAPVPRTLRPRKNRAVNIGRRGGCRKTHAGRGGRDHEWEGPEHVVSDLSPSHIVGGRVIVQHQEVTAIDSFLRDVEDNSNRPVHEGGMLGQTSMLVIWMPQISDLMKVLFWNIRGIKKVVGRRALRELIIQKDPDLLCIAEPMIGTCDFPNLFFNKLGFYGDFIHNNRLNRIPNLWILWRRNLKVPVSVSKSEQHVTIALDWGMSHIQISFVHASSFRAGRRALWMDLVADTPQTPTPWTVIGDFNACLQSHEKRGPGNFSLGSATEFGAMVDACLLSQVPSMGRKFTWTNNRCRGNVCAVLDRGFCNEEWISFFQDCSQQVLPRFASDHSPLLVVSSSSQRPPNCPFRFNNFWTDHEDFDRVVAESWAEWVPGSPIFSLMSKLKRLKGALKGWAKQTFPHFERGLDEAKKNLTHVQEEIDSNGLSDQLFRMEADAKTALLKAQENHEKLWAEKARLRWLTYGDRNSKFFHLSAKMRRNRNTIRFLKKQDGSIVEGQTNLGEYIVEFYEGFHKNAPTVDHLDLLDSIPRVLQQVDIFHLDSLPGNAEIMKAVWALDPESSPGPDGFSGKFFRKCWSIVEGDVCNAVKAFFRTSRMPKGVNNTFLILIPKVDGAETLDKYRPLCMSNFFCKIISKVLAMRLERFLPRLISEEQGAFQKGKLIHDNISVASELANLMYSATRGGGLGIKIDIRKAYDTISWSFLFKVMEKFGFSKNWITWLHQLLASTKISVLVNGGPQGFFGVERGLRQGDPISPLLFIMAEEVLSRGLTRLTHQKDIMPICGPKGVATPGHILFADDIFIFSNASSRYVANLKNFLMKYQEFSGQHISFEKSKLFLGKIPPTRKQAIAETLGIPICSFPTRYLGVEIFKGRITKEAFLPVLDKVKGRLAGWKGKLLSMAGRVELVRSVISGIPNHNFGIYWWPSALLVTMERWMKNFIWTGEVDTSKPITVKWESVCKPKEEGGLGIRRLRDTNMAMLCKLVWRIKHEKSAANSFLRARFVKKDGSFNRGCRPSSIALGIRKVWKTVEANERWIIGRGDLANFWKDKWWGPRSILEEIQTPDLPPLPCNAKVCDFIRNGEWSLPEVRSHSLRQIFLAIKEVKIPSAQIEDLCIWQLSPLGSFTTSSAWEDIRRVAPAVHWNSLVWHNNLPPRIATFGWRLAHERLPTDELIRKKGIFLVSRCSLCEQYEESMEHIFLHCPFSRDIWEKFTSCFAIRWSEHESIDSLFQWWKRKSRSINLKNSWMIGLTIIASQIWRERNIRRYEGKKRNGIYSFQYICQDLALYAGTSKGEVKSIADILCCRKLGLKIDNPKIVPPLEVHWSEFSAVMEAILVAMNMNARGLWIESDSAAVVAATQKMHIPWFVLQKWRFALPFLQSITWKITHCFREANTVADFLAKKAAKSGASDYSTTFPSHVLDDLENDASGRHSFRFC